From the Candidatus Polarisedimenticolia bacterium genome, one window contains:
- a CDS encoding M28 family metallopeptidase, producing the protein MPKRSCRVLLLSCLLMAVAFGRAATETRKRLGFFPASQASQLRAEEAFLSTPTPAQAERWLSQLTEEPHVAGTENDRALSELVRDRLKEYGFDVEVATYPVLLNYPKRVALRLLEPAPQELSLFEEGSPRDKDSYSRDAFPAFHGYGASGKAAGQVVYANYGRDEDFKKLEEMGVSVKRRIVLVRYGQVFRGLKVREAQMRGAAGVIIYSDPADDGYMKGDVYPDGPMRPPSGIQRGSVQFLSLGPGDPQTPGYASSPSAKRIPREKLEGIPKIPSLPLSYGQAEKILRVIAGPGVPGEWQGGLPFAYHLGPGPAKIEIDVEMDYAVRPIWNVLGRIRGSAEPDRWVILGNHRDAWTYGAVDPNSGTASFLETARGLGAALKAGWKPRRTILLASWDAEEYGLVGSTEWGEGLAAELSRNAVAYVNLDSSVTGPDLEVDGIPSLRNLLMEAADDLPDPARGKSVGQLWRSKRRDEWNGEEPICPSEPERSFEPALGPLGSGSDYTVFLDHLGIASLNFSFNGRYGVYHSTLDNFFWMKHFGDPDFLYHAVAARLFGLLAMRLGSADVVPLRYVPYAEALADQLDALRRQAILERRKAAGAEKPPEKPPLAADFQPILSALQAFRRSAEALDAALDGLPGGSRPAPAALARLNDAVVEVERQFLAPEGLSGRPWYRHVLYAPGLTTGYASWPFPGLTLAIKEHDRATWDKEAGKIAQRLAAASAALGRATALATGSASAP; encoded by the coding sequence ATGCCGAAGCGTTCGTGCCGCGTCCTGCTCCTCTCCTGCCTCCTGATGGCGGTCGCTTTCGGACGGGCCGCGACGGAAACCCGGAAGCGTCTCGGGTTTTTTCCCGCCTCGCAGGCTTCCCAGCTCCGCGCCGAGGAGGCTTTTCTCTCCACGCCGACGCCCGCGCAAGCGGAGCGCTGGCTGAGCCAGCTCACCGAGGAGCCGCACGTGGCCGGAACGGAGAACGACCGGGCGCTCTCGGAGCTGGTCCGCGACCGGCTGAAGGAGTACGGCTTCGACGTCGAAGTCGCGACCTATCCCGTCCTGCTCAACTATCCGAAGCGCGTGGCGCTCCGCTTGCTCGAGCCGGCCCCGCAGGAGCTCTCCCTCTTCGAGGAAGGGAGTCCGCGGGACAAGGACTCCTACAGCCGCGACGCCTTCCCCGCGTTCCACGGCTACGGCGCCTCCGGCAAGGCCGCGGGACAGGTGGTCTACGCCAACTATGGCCGGGACGAGGACTTCAAGAAGCTGGAGGAGATGGGAGTCTCGGTGAAGCGGCGGATCGTCCTGGTGCGCTACGGGCAGGTTTTCCGCGGTCTGAAGGTGCGCGAGGCCCAGATGCGGGGGGCCGCGGGAGTCATCATCTATTCCGATCCCGCCGATGACGGCTACATGAAGGGGGACGTCTATCCGGACGGCCCGATGCGTCCCCCCTCCGGCATCCAGCGGGGATCGGTGCAATTCCTGAGCCTCGGTCCCGGAGATCCGCAGACCCCCGGCTACGCCTCCTCGCCCTCCGCCAAGCGCATCCCCCGCGAGAAGCTGGAGGGGATTCCGAAGATCCCTTCGCTGCCTCTCTCCTATGGCCAGGCGGAGAAGATCCTGAGGGTCATCGCGGGACCCGGCGTCCCCGGGGAATGGCAGGGAGGGCTGCCGTTCGCCTACCACCTCGGCCCGGGACCGGCCAAGATCGAGATCGACGTGGAGATGGACTACGCGGTGCGCCCCATCTGGAACGTCCTCGGCCGGATCCGGGGGTCCGCCGAGCCCGATCGCTGGGTCATCCTCGGCAACCACCGCGATGCCTGGACCTACGGGGCGGTCGATCCGAACTCGGGGACCGCCTCCTTTCTCGAGACGGCCCGCGGCCTCGGCGCCGCCCTCAAGGCGGGGTGGAAGCCGCGGCGGACCATCCTCCTCGCCTCCTGGGACGCCGAGGAATACGGTCTGGTCGGTTCCACCGAATGGGGAGAGGGGCTGGCGGCCGAACTTTCCCGCAACGCCGTCGCCTACGTCAATCTCGACAGCTCCGTCACCGGTCCCGATCTCGAGGTTGACGGGATTCCCTCCCTGAGAAACCTGCTGATGGAGGCGGCGGACGATCTCCCCGATCCGGCACGGGGGAAGAGCGTCGGGCAGCTGTGGCGTTCCAAGCGGCGGGACGAGTGGAACGGCGAGGAGCCGATCTGCCCTTCGGAGCCGGAGAGGTCATTCGAGCCGGCGCTGGGGCCCCTCGGATCGGGATCCGATTACACCGTGTTTCTCGATCACCTCGGCATCGCTTCGCTGAATTTCAGCTTCAACGGCCGGTACGGCGTCTATCACTCGACGCTGGACAATTTTTTCTGGATGAAGCACTTCGGCGATCCCGATTTCCTCTATCACGCGGTCGCCGCCAGGCTGTTCGGGCTGCTCGCGATGCGGCTCGGCTCGGCCGACGTCGTGCCGCTCCGTTACGTCCCCTACGCCGAGGCGCTTGCCGATCAGCTCGACGCGCTGCGCCGCCAGGCGATCCTCGAGCGCCGGAAAGCGGCCGGCGCGGAGAAGCCTCCCGAAAAGCCGCCTCTGGCCGCCGATTTCCAGCCAATCCTCTCCGCGCTGCAAGCCTTCCGGCGGTCCGCGGAGGCCCTCGATGCGGCGCTGGACGGGCTTCCCGGCGGGAGCCGTCCCGCGCCGGCGGCCCTGGCCCGGCTGAACGACGCCGTGGTGGAGGTCGAGCGGCAGTTCCTGGCGCCCGAAGGGCTCTCCGGCCGTCCCTGGTACCGGCACGTGCTTTACGCTCCGGGGCTGACGACGGGCTACGCTTCGTGGCCTTTCCCGGGGCTGACGCTGGCGATCAAGGAGCACGACCGGGCGACGTGGGACAAGGAGGCCGGAAAGATCGCCCAGCGCCTGGCGGCGGCGTCGGCCGCTCTCGGCCGCGCGACGGCGCTGGCGACGGGGTCGGCCTCCGCCCCCTGA
- a CDS encoding MFS transporter, with protein MLADEVRLTPAHRKILFLAWAGWIFDFYDLILYSFLLVPISREMGLTPMQHSWVMGLSLGMTAVGGILCGVLADRFGRRPVLQGTIILYSVGTLMCGFAGSLGWLLFWRSVTGLGVGGEWGSGHAMIAETFPAKRRGHYGALMQSGAPLGVGLAAVMGSLFAPTFGWRATFIVSGLPAVIVAVVRRGFPESDLWEKSRQDSSGAPSGGAALAALFRRGIRGIALKALILAIFNMSAYWFTYVWFPGYLQQERGMTVVKSGLWVLVIVAGELVGYASFGLVSDRIGRKPAFSLYAFFMAGGLALITLFWEAIASSTTLLLASMALLGIGTGTWSNFGPFFSELFPTAVRNAAMGAVLNLARGVQFFTPLVITAVARAGYGLAGGISLACLFSLLAGLWIWTLPETVGRNLAAMDVPASSTTSAAR; from the coding sequence ATGCTCGCGGACGAGGTTCGGCTCACCCCCGCCCATCGGAAAATCCTGTTTCTCGCCTGGGCGGGATGGATCTTCGATTTCTACGATCTCATCCTCTACAGCTTCCTCCTCGTTCCGATCTCCCGGGAGATGGGCCTGACGCCGATGCAGCACTCCTGGGTGATGGGGCTGTCGCTCGGGATGACGGCGGTGGGCGGAATCCTCTGCGGCGTGCTGGCGGATCGATTCGGACGGCGGCCGGTGCTCCAGGGGACGATCATCCTGTACAGCGTCGGGACGCTGATGTGCGGCTTCGCCGGAAGCCTGGGATGGCTGCTGTTCTGGCGAAGCGTCACCGGGCTCGGCGTGGGCGGGGAATGGGGCAGCGGGCATGCGATGATCGCCGAGACCTTTCCGGCGAAAAGGCGCGGTCATTACGGCGCGCTGATGCAGTCGGGCGCACCCCTCGGGGTCGGGCTGGCGGCGGTCATGGGAAGCCTGTTCGCCCCGACGTTCGGCTGGCGGGCCACCTTCATCGTCTCCGGCCTGCCGGCGGTGATCGTCGCCGTCGTAAGGCGCGGCTTCCCCGAATCGGATCTCTGGGAGAAGAGCCGGCAGGACTCCTCCGGCGCGCCCTCGGGCGGGGCGGCGCTCGCCGCTCTCTTCCGGAGGGGAATCCGCGGCATCGCGCTCAAGGCGCTGATCCTGGCGATCTTCAACATGAGCGCCTACTGGTTCACCTACGTCTGGTTTCCCGGCTACCTGCAACAGGAGCGGGGCATGACGGTGGTGAAATCGGGGTTGTGGGTCCTGGTCATCGTGGCGGGAGAGCTGGTCGGATACGCCAGCTTCGGCCTGGTCTCCGATCGGATCGGCCGGAAGCCCGCCTTCTCGCTCTACGCCTTCTTCATGGCGGGGGGATTGGCGCTCATCACGCTGTTCTGGGAGGCGATCGCCTCCTCCACGACGCTGTTGCTCGCCTCGATGGCGCTGCTCGGCATCGGCACCGGGACCTGGTCGAATTTCGGCCCCTTCTTCTCGGAGCTCTTTCCGACTGCCGTGAGGAACGCGGCGATGGGGGCGGTCCTCAATCTGGCGCGCGGGGTGCAGTTCTTCACGCCGCTCGTGATCACCGCCGTGGCCCGCGCCGGGTACGGCCTCGCCGGCGGGATCTCGCTGGCTTGCCTTTTCTCCCTGCTGGCAGGGCTGTGGATTTGGACCCTCCCGGAGACGGTGGGCCGGAACCTGGCGGCGATGGACGTCCCGGCCTCCTCCACGACCTCCGCGGCGCGATGA
- a CDS encoding arsenate reductase ArsC — protein sequence MIEKARVLIICTGNACRSQMAEGWVRHDLGERVEVFSAGTHPWIVHPTAREVMQEAGVDLSGHFSKSVRQFEEEEFDLVITVCDSAREACPVFPWARKQLHESVADPVALDLSGEEQKEAFRRTRDEIRERIVGRVRRELESPPQDPKP from the coding sequence ATGATTGAGAAAGCACGGGTCCTGATCATCTGCACCGGGAATGCCTGCCGCTCGCAGATGGCGGAGGGCTGGGTGCGGCACGATTTAGGCGAGCGCGTGGAGGTTTTCTCGGCGGGCACCCATCCCTGGATCGTCCACCCGACGGCCCGGGAGGTGATGCAGGAAGCGGGCGTCGATCTGTCCGGGCACTTCAGCAAATCGGTGCGACAGTTCGAAGAGGAAGAGTTCGATCTGGTGATCACGGTCTGCGACTCGGCCCGGGAGGCCTGCCCCGTTTTCCCCTGGGCGCGGAAGCAGCTTCACGAAAGCGTCGCCGACCCCGTCGCCTTGGACCTCTCGGGAGAGGAGCAGAAAGAGGCCTTCCGCAGGACGCGCGACGAGATTCGCGAGCGCATCGTGGGGCGCGTCCGTCGCGAGCTGGAGTCCCCGCCGCAGGATCCCAAACCCTGA
- a CDS encoding tetratricopeptide repeat protein translates to MKLLLVVPSFLLTLLLVVHAVRVRGRRTAFFFFAAALLFGIVRGNSVAALAAGENRGPYIFSEAAVSIGRAELPACVGWVFALYLSWCLAEAVTARAGSLAGRVFPTSSFSLIAMGCFSYAVETAASGVGWWRWNIVRRPTPFLVGGTHLFGIVEWMSVGLDFLLPFLLFRTPKGWRYAPAWLSLGLYPLHWASHWRPQTWPGFPHAYEIYHAAIVLAALAFPLLRSPRLSPAAWRAAPPWIHALPAAAILGMFAVLGWAEVAILRQGSLLLSILPLAALLSLSRGSARSGTVISLAFGALTFAVSWAAGSTPGTALARSLPPLVPLAAVLAWSDRLGLAERPRRRRLVAGGLALLTLAGALGMIQGKRERERYSRLMDRARALTDLGDAAGAEAALKQAIALKPEITLAPKYLANLYGGQGRHEEALEVLRRCLDLDPTDAEAQQIAGSLLRARSRCAEAVPFFERASRLNPSDPEPARDLADCYFKIGKEAAAIQVLRSALARRSGDREAGRLLAAALIRRKEFQEARRIVDEALEADPADAPFHVLKAFIEAGTGNVPAARLECRRALEISPGDPQARRLLESLPSPR, encoded by the coding sequence GTGAAGCTTCTCCTGGTCGTTCCCTCGTTCCTCCTGACGCTCCTGCTCGTCGTGCACGCCGTGCGCGTCCGAGGGAGACGGACGGCGTTTTTTTTCTTCGCGGCCGCTTTGCTCTTCGGGATCGTGCGGGGGAACAGCGTCGCGGCGCTGGCCGCCGGCGAGAACCGGGGTCCCTACATCTTCAGCGAGGCGGCCGTGAGCATCGGCCGGGCGGAGCTTCCGGCCTGCGTCGGCTGGGTCTTCGCTCTGTATCTCTCGTGGTGCCTCGCCGAGGCGGTCACGGCGAGAGCCGGCTCCCTGGCCGGCCGGGTTTTCCCGACGTCCTCCTTCTCCCTGATCGCCATGGGCTGCTTCTCCTACGCCGTCGAGACGGCCGCCTCCGGAGTCGGGTGGTGGCGCTGGAACATCGTCCGGCGCCCGACCCCTTTCCTGGTGGGCGGGACCCATCTCTTCGGGATCGTCGAATGGATGTCGGTCGGGCTCGACTTTCTCCTGCCGTTCCTGCTGTTCAGAACTCCGAAAGGTTGGAGGTATGCTCCGGCCTGGCTGTCGCTGGGCCTCTATCCTCTCCACTGGGCCTCCCACTGGAGACCGCAGACTTGGCCGGGCTTCCCGCACGCCTACGAGATCTACCACGCCGCCATCGTGCTCGCGGCGCTCGCCTTTCCACTGCTGCGCTCGCCGCGTCTGTCGCCCGCGGCCTGGCGCGCGGCGCCGCCGTGGATCCACGCTCTCCCTGCGGCGGCCATTCTCGGCATGTTCGCCGTCCTCGGGTGGGCCGAGGTGGCGATCCTCAGGCAGGGAAGTCTTCTGCTGTCGATACTCCCGCTGGCGGCGCTGCTGTCGCTGTCGCGCGGCTCGGCGCGCTCCGGGACGGTGATTTCGCTCGCCTTCGGAGCGCTGACTTTCGCCGTTTCCTGGGCGGCCGGAAGCACGCCGGGGACGGCGTTGGCGCGCAGCCTGCCGCCGCTCGTGCCGCTCGCCGCCGTGCTCGCATGGTCCGATCGGCTGGGTCTGGCCGAACGGCCCCGAAGACGGCGCCTGGTCGCCGGCGGGCTCGCGCTCCTCACCCTGGCGGGCGCGCTCGGGATGATTCAGGGAAAGCGCGAGCGGGAGCGGTACAGCCGCCTGATGGACCGGGCGCGCGCCTTGACCGATCTCGGGGACGCGGCCGGCGCCGAAGCGGCCCTCAAGCAGGCGATCGCCCTGAAGCCGGAGATTACGCTGGCGCCCAAATACCTGGCGAACCTGTATGGAGGCCAGGGCCGTCACGAGGAGGCCCTGGAAGTCCTGCGGAGGTGCCTCGACCTCGATCCTACCGACGCGGAAGCCCAACAGATCGCCGGCAGCCTGCTCCGGGCCCGCTCGCGCTGCGCCGAGGCGGTGCCGTTCTTCGAGCGCGCCTCGAGGCTGAACCCCTCCGATCCGGAACCGGCGCGCGATCTCGCTGATTGCTATTTCAAGATCGGCAAGGAAGCCGCGGCGATTCAAGTCCTGCGATCGGCTCTCGCCCGCCGCTCCGGCGACCGGGAGGCGGGCCGCCTGCTGGCGGCCGCGCTGATTCGGCGCAAGGAGTTTCAGGAGGCCCGCCGCATCGTCGACGAGGCCCTCGAGGCCGATCCCGCCGACGCCCCGTTCCACGTCCTGAAGGCTTTCATCGAAGCGGGAACCGGCAACGTCCCGGCGGCCCGTCTCGAGTGCCGGCGGGCGCTCGAAATCTCCCCGGGCGATCCCCAGGCGAGAAGGCTCCTGGAATCGCTGCCCTCGCCGCGCTGA
- a CDS encoding aminotransferase class V-fold PLP-dependent enzyme, with translation MPVPDDPAWPLEPAPEALRQLIDACAAFVVEHVESLPAQPSFDVDGAADVAASFREPVPEAGHRISTILGRLRPAVAKTFTTAGPGYLAFIPGGGIVAAGLADFIACAVNRFVGVAAAAPALAQIEATVVGWLSSLMGYPPDAAGILTSGGSISNLTAVATARIAKLPEDFLSGTLYFSEETHLSLVKAARIAGFSERNLRWIPVDERFRLVPERLEEEIRADRSRGLRPFFVVANVGTTNTGAVDPIPDILEIARRHDLWVHADAAYGGFFRLVPGGEKLMPGIERCDSITLDPHKGLFLPYGTGCLLVQDPQALRRAHQGAAGYLQDVAAALGQVNFTDISPELSRDFRGLRVWLPIQLHGLSAFREQLQEKLELTQWAGRELRDDPLFHVLDEPQLSIVAFTAAPRRGDPDAIGAEILRRVNARKRVFLSSTTLGGRYVLRLCVLSFRTHLERVKDAVTGLKEEARRVEA, from the coding sequence ATGCCCGTCCCGGACGATCCCGCGTGGCCCCTGGAGCCCGCTCCCGAAGCGCTGCGCCAGCTCATCGACGCGTGCGCGGCCTTCGTCGTGGAGCACGTGGAGTCGCTTCCGGCGCAGCCGTCCTTCGACGTCGACGGCGCGGCGGATGTCGCGGCCTCCTTTCGGGAGCCTGTCCCCGAGGCCGGGCACCGGATTAGCACGATCCTGGGCCGGCTCCGTCCCGCGGTCGCCAAGACCTTCACCACCGCCGGACCGGGATATCTCGCCTTCATCCCCGGCGGGGGAATCGTCGCCGCCGGCCTGGCCGATTTCATCGCCTGCGCGGTGAACCGCTTCGTCGGCGTCGCGGCCGCCGCTCCGGCGCTGGCCCAGATCGAAGCCACCGTCGTCGGGTGGCTGTCCTCGCTGATGGGATACCCGCCGGATGCCGCGGGGATCCTCACCTCGGGGGGCTCGATCTCGAACCTGACCGCCGTGGCCACGGCAAGGATCGCCAAGCTTCCGGAAGACTTCCTGTCGGGGACCCTCTACTTCTCCGAGGAGACGCACCTGTCGCTGGTGAAGGCGGCGCGAATCGCCGGATTCTCGGAGCGCAACCTGCGCTGGATTCCGGTCGACGAGCGCTTCCGGCTGGTTCCGGAGCGCCTCGAGGAGGAGATCCGAGCCGATCGATCCCGCGGCCTGCGCCCCTTCTTCGTCGTCGCGAACGTCGGGACGACCAACACGGGCGCGGTCGATCCGATTCCCGACATCCTGGAGATCGCCCGCCGGCACGACCTCTGGGTCCACGCCGACGCCGCCTACGGCGGCTTCTTCCGGCTGGTGCCGGGAGGCGAGAAGCTCATGCCGGGGATCGAACGGTGCGATTCGATCACCCTGGATCCGCACAAAGGGCTCTTCCTTCCATACGGCACCGGCTGCCTTTTGGTTCAGGATCCGCAGGCTCTGCGGAGGGCGCATCAGGGCGCGGCCGGGTACCTCCAGGACGTCGCCGCGGCGCTCGGGCAGGTGAACTTCACCGACATCTCGCCGGAGCTGTCGCGGGACTTCCGGGGACTGAGGGTGTGGCTTCCGATCCAGCTGCACGGCCTGAGCGCGTTTCGCGAGCAGCTCCAGGAGAAGCTCGAGCTCACGCAATGGGCCGGCCGCGAGCTGCGCGACGATCCCCTGTTCCACGTCCTCGACGAGCCGCAGCTCTCCATCGTCGCCTTCACCGCCGCCCCGCGCCGGGGGGATCCCGACGCCATCGGGGCCGAGATCCTGCGGCGCGTCAACGCGCGGAAGCGGGTGTTCCTTTCCAGCACGACGCTGGGGGGACGCTACGTGCTGCGCCTGTGCGTCCTGAGCTTCCGCACGCATCTCGAGCGGGTGAAGGACGCGGTGACGGGGCTGAAGGAGGAGGCGAGAAGAGTGGAGGCTTGA